A portion of the Pseudopipra pipra isolate bDixPip1 chromosome 1, bDixPip1.hap1, whole genome shotgun sequence genome contains these proteins:
- the LOC135415982 gene encoding interferon alpha-inducible protein 27-like protein 2B, with translation MSDKNVCNAGFTPSGILRGSLASSMMSHEAKASGGGVHSGGPTSTLQEMGARGTTHSSGFTSNGISSGSLASNKMSQEARSHGGGIPRGGTTSTVLSISMGGKGGRR, from the exons TCCTTCTGGGATCTTACGAGGATCGCTTGCTTCATCAATGATGTCCCATGAAGCGAAAGCATCTGGGGGAGGTGTGCATTCTGGAGGCCCCACCTCTACTCTCCAGGAAATGG GTGCCAGAGGTACAACCCATTCATCAGGTTTTACCAGCAACGGGATCTCCAGTGGATCCCTGGCCTCCAACAAGATGTCCCAGGAGGCCAGATCTCATGGAGGTGGAATTCCCAGAGGCGGTACAACTTCCACTGTCCTGTCCATCT CGATgggtggaaaaggaggaagacgCTGA